Proteins from a genomic interval of Phyllopteryx taeniolatus isolate TA_2022b chromosome 3, UOR_Ptae_1.2, whole genome shotgun sequence:
- the fgf5 gene encoding fibroblast growth factor 5, with protein sequence MNVPLYLLTVVHLVAAARRNGEAAAEKQEVRSGRRTCRLYCRVGIGFHLQIHPDGRVNGSHEANRLSVLELFAVSQGVIGIRGVYSNRFLAMNKRGRLHTTESFTDDCKFRERFQENSYNTYASVLHWSRRTGRQWFVALNKRGKAKMGSSPRVKAQHISTHFLPRVGFGTDGGSERGFAVTDGKGDERRETPPKPPPKPPPSPEKPKVRDGTRPRQVKYWPKYRFG encoded by the exons ATGAACGTCCCGCTTTACCTGCTCACCGTCGTGCACTTGGTGGCCGCGGCGCGTCGCAACGGTGAGGCGGCGGCGGAGAAGCAGGAGGTCCGCTCAGGGCGCAGGACGTGCCGGCTCTACTGCAGGGTGGGCATCGGCTTCCACCTCCAGATCCACCCGGACGGCAGAGTCAACGGCAGCCATGAGGCCAACCGGCTGA GTGTTCTGGAGCTGTTTGCCGTGTCCCAGGGCGTGATCGGAATCCGCGGAGTCTACAGTAACAGATTTCTGGCCATGAATAAGAGAGGACGCCTCCATACCACT GAGTCATTTACGGATGACTGCAAGTTCCGCGAGCGTTTCCAGGAGAACAGTTACAATACGTACGCCTCCGTGCTCCATTGGAGCcgccggactggtcgccagtggTTCGTGGCCCTCAACAAGCGAGGCAAAGCCAAGATGGGCTCCAGCCCGCGAGTCAAAGCTCAGCACATCTCCACGCACTTCCTGCCCAGAGTCGGCTTCGGCACAGACGGCGGCAGCGAGCGTGGGTTCGCTGTCACGGACGGGAAAGGCGACGAGCGGCGGGAAACGCCACCCAAGCCGCCGCCCAAGCCGCCTCCCTCTCCAGAGAAACCAAAGGTCCGGGACGGGACGCGGCCCAGACAGGTCAAGTACTGGCCCAAGTATCGCTTTGGATAG